In Phlebotomus papatasi isolate M1 chromosome 1, Ppap_2.1, whole genome shotgun sequence, the following proteins share a genomic window:
- the LOC129799274 gene encoding uncharacterized protein LOC129799274, with product MGGCRCAFQTCENNSANSPNMHFFHFPAKKMELCKTWAKFANRIDFLSLPLDKLKNKVVCQSHFKKNCFMNYLQNSLVKTAYPTLMRFGDVVIDLESDSSDDIQAKLQAKGLYSVDLHVPDEMLDKDAEGTQDTFVIDMLQSNEEDINVAPGENLMISGVARAPSSQPNFIFEVLEDKRISPKKDMKEVKEPTILNATYNKVIRAKGPTQNVGCVTKRTPRKAVVLSEVALTPRQEVLKESKSKQEAMRPDTTETIELVHEELMQQQPMETEDNAKDQALESMAKEIGDLKQMVLETMTTLKAQSPVTSAQKNPPASESSSAGNGGKVEKNMNKLQLFNAIKRYLNPSMVALLRMEMFGGMDREWKDDEKEFSVELYNLGLNVYEFMRDEWRFRLPPEKTVKEWANEM from the coding sequence ATGGGAGGCTGTCGATGTGCATTTCAGACATGTGAAAATAACAGTGCCAACTCCCCCAATATGCACTTTTTccattttcccgccaaaaagaTGGAATTGTGCAAAACATGGGCAAAATTCGCCAATCGAATTGACTTCCTGAGCTTGCCCCTGgacaaattgaagaacaaagtAGTCTGCCAGAGCCATTTCAAGAAGAACTGCTTCATGAATTATCTGCAGAACAGCCTTGTGAAAACTGCCTATCCCACCTTGATGCGCTTCGGGGATGTGGTGATAGACCTGGAGAGCGATAGTTCGGATGATATTCAGGCGAAGCTTCAGGCCAAGGGGCTGTATTCGGTGGATCTGCATGTTCCAGATGAGATGCTGGACAAGGATGCTGAAGGGACGCAGGATACCTTTGTCATTGACATGCTGCAGAGCAATGAGGAGGACATTAATGTGGCGCCGGGTGAGAATCTCATGATTTCCGGAGTGGCCAGAGCACCAAGCAGTCAGCCGAACTTTATATTTGAGGTCCTGGAGGACAAACGCATTTCGCCGAAGAAGGACATGAAGGAAGTTAAGGAGCCCACGATACTCAATGCCACGTACAACAAAGTCATCCGGGCGAAGGGACCAACGCAGAATGTCGGCTGTGTCACAAAGAGAACTCCCCGGAAAGCTGTTGTTCTCTCCGAAGTGGCCCTAACACCGCGCCAGGAAGTGCTGAAGGAGTCAAAATCCAAGCAGGAGGCCATGCGTCCGGACACAACGGAAACCATTGAACTGGTCCACGAGGAACTCATGCAGCAGCAGCCAATGGAAACTGAGGACAATGCAAAGGACCAAGCTCTGGAATCCATGGCAAAAGAGATAGGAGACCTCAAGCAAATGGTCCTCGAGACCATGACAACGCTCAAAGCCCAATCTCCAGTGACTTCTGCCCAGAAGAATCCTCCCGCGAGCGAAAGCAGCAGCGCAGGAAATGGCGGAAAAGTCGAGAAGAACATGAACAAGTTGCAGCTCTTCAATGCCATCAAACGCTACCTCAATCCCTCGATGGTTGCCCTGCTGCGAATGGAGATGTTCGGAGGGATGGATCGCGAGTGGAAGGATGACGAGAAGGAATTCTCCGTGGAGTTGTACAATCTGGGACTCAATGTCTACGAATTCATGCGCGACGAATGGAGATTTCGCCTTCCTCCTGAGAAAACCGTCAAGGAATGGGCCAACGAAATGTAA
- the LOC129799268 gene encoding coiled-coil domain-containing protein 39, which yields MKMSDNEDSHLQKDLKTFYHELNEVNNRQEVTQKDLNRMKRCIEHFDGEISWIKEALREWTEVTARGEATNKLIERYCKQDASRANTLEAKRQLLQRSIMKQRERLVVCEEQQKSLENILERTAQLYQQGNCERRTLIATWKEACLQMSQREKEIEEAERDLQYSREITKKKEKRSEDLSGNLESHVAKGREIEQDIAELNVKISDDRSRLTNLTDALALKVSEMESLGKSLVSTSQELQRQRQKNRQWLNEKNTKDNLLIDWQNIYEDLSKRHETFRSKKYNADERLRQLEELIEVEERNIKILSGETNKLTTAIYKAQQHLSELQGEEKVRDMEIQGLESTIKRMRAFAGNQATEIGRQTAILYHLDFEIQQTLARLDNMSGKSIELDTDCVEKIQEQEEIHARKHKTLFLLQSQINSIEEGRKRLDYVFNCDAQELEKLTSRLKETQLRCESGEKHIRQATVANQEKLVDQSILKMKVQQFERHLENQSERKYNFEKHRLELEVAINQRFLDIQAQKKILVAKKKHLTNERQHLRAEIGDRSVKIENLKKRYQLIEDVLKRNEDGSAMTPIQIRLRAAQEKQILLKEGNELNAKVLKAEADIKAMENTVRLVNFANENYKRNFVTVEEDSPLLQELENLQDVYFQAVRKLKNLRGNLVFKADQLNTLNEQKESIEREFEEIIRVKGDRNDVLMKIHKELLEQKVKLHRAEREMKQAFKAAKLKLNDSEFLAIQERDFTARELEEQNSSALQQLADLVDANPGLGPAVSKYLLDKGLSMPTSRAKR from the exons ATGAAAATGAGCGATAATGAAGACAGTCATCTCCAGAAGGATCTAAAAACATTTTACCATGAACTGAACGAAGTGAACAATCGTCAGGAAGTAACTCAAAAGGATCTAAATCGAATGAAACGCTGTATTGAGCATTTTGACGGTGAAATTTCGTGGATAAAGGAAGCTCTCAGGGAATGGACTGAAGTTACAGCCCGTGGTGAAGCAACCAATAAACTGATTGAACGCTACTGCAAACAGGATGCATCCCGCGCAAATACTCTCGAAGCTAAAAGACAACTTCTGCAGAGGAGCATTATGAAGCAGAGGGAGCGATTGGTGGTTTGTGAAGAGCAGCAGAAGTCTCTGGAAAATATTCTCGAGAGGACAGCTCAGCTGTATCAGCAGGGAAATTGTGAGAGGAGGACTTTGATAGCCACGTGGAAAGAGGCTTGCTTGCAGATGAGTCAGCGTGAGAAGGAGATTGAAGAAGCTGAACGGGATTTGCAGTATTCGCGGGAGATTACAAAGAAGAAGGAAAAGAGATCTGAGGATTTGTCTGGAAATCTCGAAAGTCACGTGGCGAAGGGACGTGAAATTGAGCAGGACATTGCAGAATTGAATGTTAAAATTTCCGATGATAGAAGTCGTTTGACGAACCTCACAGACGCTCTAGCTCTCAAAGTGAGTGAGATGGAGAGCCTTGGGAAGTCTCTGGTGTCCACGAGTCAGGAACTTCAGAGACAGAGACAGAAGAACAGACAGTGGTTGAATGAGAAGAATACAAAGGATAATCTCCTGATTGACTGGCAGAATATCTACGAAGATCTCTCGAAGCGTCATGAGACATTCCGGAGCAAGAAGTACAACGCCGATGAGAGGCTCAGGCAACTCGAGGAGCTGATTGAGGTGGAAGAGAGGAACATCAAGATCCTTTCGGGAGAAACTAACAAACTCACAACAGCCATCTACAAGGCCCAGCAGCATTTGAGTGAACTTCAGGGAGAGGAAAAAGTCCGGGATATGGAAATCCAGGGTCTCGAGAGTACAATTAAGAGAATGAGGGCATTTGCTGGGAACCAGGCCACTGAAATCGGACGTCAAACAGCCATTCTCTACCATCTGGATTTTGAGATTCAGCAAACCCTCGCCCGTCTTGACAATATGAGTGGAAAGAGCATAGAACTGGACACGGATTGTGTTGAAAAAATTCAGGAGCAGGAAGAGATACATGCCAGAAAGCACAAAACACTCTTCCTTCTGCAATCCCAAATCAATAGCATCGAAGAGGGTCGCAAGAGGCTGGACTACGTCTTCAATTGCGACGCCCAGGAACTCGAGAAACTCACAAGTCGCCTGAAAGAGACCCAATTGAGATGCGAAAGTGGCGAGAAACACATTCGCCAGGCGACTGTGGCAAATCAGGAGAAACTCGTGGATCAGAGCATCCTGAAGATGAAGGTGCAGCAATTTGAACGACACCTTGAGAATCAATCTGAGAGGAAATACAATTTCGAGAAACATCGCTTAGAGCTCGAAGTGGCAATCAATCAACGATTCCTCGACATCCAGGCTCAGAAGAAAATCCTGGTGGCCAAGAAGAAACACCTAACGAATGAGAGGCAACACTTGAGAGCAGAAATTGGAGACAGGAGTGTCAAGATTGAGAACCTCAAAAAGCGATATCAACTTATTGAAGATGTTCTCAAACGCAATGAAGATGGAAGTGCAATGACTCCTATTCAGATTCGACTCAGAGCTGCCCAGGAGAAGCAAATCCTCCTCAAGGAGGGCAATGAACTCAATGCAAAGGTCCTCAAAGCTGAAGCAGACATCAAAGCTATGGAGAATACCGTGCGACTTGTTAATTTTGCCAATGAGaactacaaaaggaatttcgtAACAGTGGAAGAAGACAGTCCCCTACTCCAGGAACTGGAAAATCTCCAAGATGTTTATTTCCAGGCTGTGAGAAAACTCAAGAATCTTCGAGGGAATCTTGTGTTCAAAGCTGACCAATTGAATACTTTGAATGAGCAGAAAGAGAGCATCGAGAGGGAGTTTGAGGAAATTATCCGCGTGAAGGGAGATCGGAATGATGTACTCATGAAAATCCACAAAGAACTGTTGGAGCAAAAAGTAAAGCTTCACAGGGCTGAGAGAGAAATGAAACAGGCTTTCAAGGCAGCTAAACTCAAGCTAAATGATTCGGAATTCCTGGCCATTCAAGAG CGAGATTTCACAGCCCGTGAACTGGAGGAGCAGAATTCATCAGCTTTGCAGCAACTGGCGGATCTCGTGGATGCAAACCCTGGCCTAGGACCAGCTGTCTCCAAGTATCTCCTGGACAAGGGTCTTTCGATGCCGACAAGTCGTGCTAAAAGGTAA
- the LOC129799270 gene encoding gastrula zinc finger protein XlCGF26.1 produces MCSKVLPCPLCCQPNFESVDALRISLVKVANHPLMCPVCSEILLGLDKFTIHLFSHTIDTLTTSGSEVPKVIIPKVEVDTTINNSQCDICSFTFRDSNLLQIHQNLVHKAQVSGCENSQESRDTKFQCHLCQKTFKMKGSLRVHLRVVHLYGIEHEPEAKCLTERLKLNEEPPNKVNIPLDDTFSTPTEKLPNPPSTPQTPDPIKWECDICAKSFTTKYFLKKHKRLHTGEMPYSCFCGKTFTFQQSYHKHLLYHSDDKPHVCSTCGRAFKELSTLHNHERIHSGEKPFSCETCGKSFRQRVSYLVHRRIHTGVMPYKCTACAKSFRYKVSQRTHKCPAQPPGTVIRQSGDLLQKLLQNSSLTPADTDLTFDGLNSQSGNDLISQSIDEIVKESCDKMGLNESCSVQEIFGRIPVEENAASPSDKLQNLCLYSPENLEPINEDHFKQLLYEDGNL; encoded by the exons atgtgctcCAAGGTGCTTCCATGTCCACTGTGTTGTCAGCCCAATTTTGAGAGTGTCGATGCTCTTCGGATAAGTCTTGTGAAAGTTGCAAATCATCCTCTGATGTGTCCAGTTTGCAGTGAAATTCTCCTGGGATTGGATAAATTCACCATTCACCTGTTCAGTCACACAATTGATACCCTCACGACGAGTGGCTCTGAAGTGCCCAAAGTAATCATCCCAAAAGTTGAAGTGGATACAACGATTAACAATTCTCAGTGCGATATTTGTTCCTTCACATTTCGAGACTCGAATCTCCTGCAGATTCATCAGAATCTCGTGCACAAGGCCCAAGTCAGTGGCTGTGAAAATTCCCAGGAGTCTCGTGATACAAAATTCCAGTGTCATCTGTGCCAAAAGACATTCAAGATGAAGGGATCTCTGCGGGTTCACCTACGTGTTGTACATCTCTATGGGATTGAGCATGAGCCAGAGGCGAAATGTCTCACTGAGAGGCTAAAATTAAACGAGGAGCCACCGAATAAAGTAAATATTCCACTCGACGACACATTTTCAACACCCACTGAGAAGCTCCCGAATCCACCGAGCACGCCACAAACACCCGATCCCATCAAATGGGAATGCGACATCTGCGCCAAATCATTCACTACCAAGTACTTCCTCAAAAAGCACAAACGGCTCCATACAG gtgaAATGCCGTACTCGTGTTTCTGTGGAAAAACCTTCACCTTCCAGCAGTCCTACCACAAGCATCTGCTCTACCACAGTGATGATAAGCCACACGTGTGTTCCACGTGTGGACGAGCCTTCAAAGAACTCTCCACGCTGCACAATCATGAACGTATCCACAGTGGCGAAAAACCATTCAGCTGTGAAACGTGTG GAAAATCCTTCAGGCAGCGAGTTTCCTACTTGGTTCACCGAAGGATACACACGGGAGTAATGCCCTACAAATGTACAGCCTGTGCAAAGAGTTTTCGCTACAAAGTCTCCCAGAGGACCCACAAATGTCCTGCCCAGCCACCTGGAACGGTGATTCGTCAATCTGGAGATTTACTGCAGAAACTCCTTCAGAATTCCTCCCTAACACCTGCTGACACTGATCTTACTTTTGATGGATTGAATTCACAGAGTGGGAATGATCTTATTAGTCAATCCATTGATGAGATTGTTAAAGAATCTTGCGATAAAATGGGACTAAATGAAAGTTGTTCGGTTCAGGAGATTTTTGGCAGGATTCCCGTGGAGGAGAATGCAGCCAGTCCGTCGGATAAACTTCAGAATCTATGCTTGTATTCACCTGAGAACCTGGAGCCGATCAATGAAGATCATTTTAAGCAATTATTGTATGAAGATGGTAATTTGTGA
- the LOC129799277 gene encoding uncharacterized protein LOC129799277 has protein sequence MLLAGPSQSSSYSYASPRLSNISSSRTSLSSKSTSNESIPISSASSRYSLMKSFTVHLNRGTELLRQTVQRAILSKAPTPNNELRTVAPTKYHIVPDLRRVSTDSLEAELCHFRPIRPYPVTPQANWLFRKLPKTPQAIKCPQRGRERTFPAIHVGKRQVIPSKSGSAFCALCPKTVEAFKTPSWGTKATISSKRKRNFPVEEKNEDVVGPKVARVTRSTSKKNPQEEEKLVEIRTRRARVNGKIATVQKVDIDEQERRDFELAKKLQCELNRTARSRNSTASASSGYSLRSKRKSVERNTDPPVRRTTRRVKKTN, from the exons ATGCTCCTCGCCGGGCCGAGTCAGTCTTCGTCGTACTCTTACGCTTCACCGCGTCTGAGTAATATTTCCTCCTCCAGAACTAGTCTCAGCAGCAAGTCCACGTCAAATgagag TATTCCCATTTCATCCGCCTCCAGTCGCTACAGTCTGATGAAGTCCTTCACGGTGCATCTGAACCGTGGCACAGAATTGCTCAGGCAAACTGTCCAGCGTGCCATTCTCTCCAAAGCACCTACCCCGAATAATGAGCTCAGGACTGTTGCTCCCACAAAGTATCACATTGTTCCGGATCTACGCAGAGTCAGCACGGACAGCTTGGAAGCTGAACTCTGCCATTTCAGACCCATCAGACCATATCCTGTCACACCCCAAGCCAATTG gcTATTCCGGAAGCTGCCAAAGACACCGCAGGCAATAAAATGTCCACAAAGGGGCCGGGAAAGAACATTCCCAGCCATTCATGTGGGAAAGAGGCAGGTGATACCGTCAAAGTCTGGCTCGGCATTCTGTGCTCTCTGCCCAAAGACTGTGGAGGCTTTCAAGACGCCCTCTTGGGGTACAAAAGCCACCATCAGTAGCAAGAGAAAGCGGAATTTTCCGGTAGAGGAGAAGAATGAAGATGTAGTGGGGCCCAAAGTGGCCAGAGTGACAAGGAGTACAAGCAAAAAGAATCCTCAGGAAGAGGAAAAGTTAGTTGAGATTAGGACACGAAGGGCACGTGTCAATGGAAAAATAGCCACTGTGCAAAAAGTGGACATTGATGAGCAGGAGAGGAGAGACTTTGAGCTGGCTAAGAAGCTCCAGTGTGAGCTAAATAGAACAGCACGTTCCAGGAATTCCACAGCTTCCGCCTCGAGTGGCTATTCGTTGCGCAGTAAGCGAAAATCCGTGGAAAGGAATACCGATCCACCTGTCAGACGCACCACAAGGCGAGTCAAGAAGACCAACTGA